One Gordonia mangrovi genomic region harbors:
- a CDS encoding ABC transporter ATP-binding protein: protein MTTDQTTDRNASPALLELDDVAVHFGGVKAVDGVSFELREGLIYGILGANGSGKSTLLGAMTRLNPLTRGRLQFDGHAYENVPPHRVAHLGVSRTFQTVRLIDDRTVLDNILLGLDTADRAKRKHARARAEAVMERVGITDLARMRPSELSYGMQRRAEIARAIVGTPRLLLLDEPTAGMNTDERDEISDLLRSLKDEGYTQLLVEHDVAMMVSVCDYLFAMNFGKLIAQGLPHDVVQDQGVRESYLGRQASDA from the coding sequence ATGACGACCGACCAGACAACCGATCGCAACGCATCGCCCGCGCTGCTCGAACTCGATGATGTTGCAGTTCATTTCGGTGGTGTGAAGGCCGTGGACGGGGTGTCGTTCGAGCTTCGGGAAGGTCTCATCTACGGGATCCTCGGCGCCAACGGTTCCGGAAAGTCCACGCTGCTCGGTGCGATGACGCGGCTGAACCCGTTGACCCGGGGTCGCTTGCAGTTCGACGGCCACGCCTACGAGAACGTGCCACCGCACCGCGTGGCGCATCTCGGGGTGTCGCGGACATTCCAGACCGTGCGGCTGATCGACGATCGCACCGTGCTCGACAACATCCTGCTCGGCCTCGACACCGCCGATCGGGCCAAACGCAAGCACGCCCGGGCACGCGCCGAGGCAGTGATGGAACGCGTCGGGATCACCGACCTGGCGCGTATGCGTCCCAGCGAACTGTCCTACGGGATGCAGCGTCGAGCCGAGATCGCCCGGGCGATCGTCGGCACCCCACGGTTGCTGCTGCTCGACGAGCCGACCGCGGGTATGAACACCGACGAACGCGACGAGATCAGCGACCTACTGCGGTCGCTGAAGGACGAGGGCTACACCCAACTGCTCGTCGAACACGATGTGGCGATGATGGTGTCGGTGTGTGACTACCTCTTCGCGATGAACTTCGGAAAGCTGATCGCGCAGGGCCTGCCGCACGATGTGGTGCAGGATCAGGGCGTGCGTGAGTCGTATCTGGGAAGGCAGGCCAGCGATGCTTGA
- a CDS encoding ABC transporter ATP-binding protein: MLEVNDLHVSYGAVNAVQGVSAKVDEGRVTLVLGANGAGKTTSLRAIAGYHRPKSGEVLIGGRDVAGSRAHTIVRHGLVLVPEGRRVFSTLTVEENLRMGAYRAPKSQIQQTMDEVYDQFPILQERKDTAAGNLSGGEQQMLAFGRAVMSRPKVILADEPSMGLAPTMVETVMDKVREIADSGIAVLIVEQNADAGLAIADDVSVITRGRTVWTGRAADADRAAVHAVLGESELESAAE, translated from the coding sequence ATGCTTGAGGTCAACGACCTGCACGTGAGTTACGGTGCCGTGAACGCGGTGCAGGGTGTGTCGGCGAAGGTCGACGAGGGCCGGGTGACGCTGGTTCTCGGCGCCAACGGCGCCGGCAAGACCACCAGTCTGCGGGCGATCGCCGGCTACCACCGGCCGAAGTCGGGCGAGGTCCTGATCGGCGGCCGCGATGTGGCCGGTAGTCGGGCCCACACCATCGTCCGGCATGGACTGGTGCTGGTACCCGAAGGGCGCCGGGTGTTCTCGACACTCACTGTCGAGGAGAACCTGCGCATGGGTGCCTATCGCGCCCCGAAGTCGCAGATCCAGCAGACCATGGATGAGGTGTACGACCAGTTCCCGATCCTCCAGGAACGCAAGGACACCGCGGCGGGCAACCTCAGTGGCGGCGAGCAGCAGATGCTGGCCTTCGGTCGAGCGGTGATGTCCCGGCCCAAGGTGATCCTCGCCGATGAGCCGTCGATGGGCCTGGCCCCGACGATGGTCGAGACGGTGATGGACAAGGTGCGCGAGATCGCCGACAGCGGCATCGCCGTACTGATCGTGGAACAGAACGCGGATGCGGGACTGGCGATTGCCGACGATGTCTCGGTGATCACCCGCGGCCGCACCGTGTGGACGGGCCGCGCGGCCGACGCCGATCGGGCCGCCGTGCACGCCGTGTTGGGAGAGTCCGAACTCGAGAGTGCGGCGGAGTGA
- a CDS encoding flavin-containing monooxygenase: MTTLTDPVDRVTDTHTVVKQWLEGFQDALRAGDDTIYDSLFAPDAWWRDLLAFTGDLRSLSGPGAIGPLISAGKGRGVDGCTIADDVEPVLMEFEGAAPTIQAFFDFTTSAGRGRGIVRLNRSDDGRWHAATVLTSLEALAGREFAIGSQRPSGVGAPSDTSWAQRRHAAQECVDDDPEVLVVGAGHSGLGLAAYLGALGVRTLVIDKNERVGDNWRNRYESLVLHDPVWYDHMPLMKFPPGWPVYTPKDKMGDWLEIYSRAMELNVWTSSTVADSFYDASTGTWQVRIDRDGVNRELSVRHVVLATGLSGTEPSVPTFDGQDDFAGDLLHSSAYSDGSSLAGKRVAVIGTGNSGHDVAQDLHQHGAQVTLVQRGPTFVVGAETVEAVMMSASYSEQSPPTEISDLVGASMPNRAPATTAGLQQATAAMADLDREIHHGLTQRGFELSSGVDGTGSMMLFLTRNGGYYIDVGASQLIIDGEIGIVARTRIDRLDRDGIRFTDGRRLDVDVIILATGFRGIGDTARRIFGAEVADRVGPVWDLDDEGELRGVWRPSGHPGFWFSGGNLGFARLYNKYLALRLAAELDSVDISSPI, translated from the coding sequence ATGACCACCCTGACCGATCCTGTTGACCGTGTGACCGATACGCATACCGTTGTGAAGCAATGGCTCGAGGGCTTTCAAGATGCGCTCCGCGCCGGCGACGACACGATCTACGACTCGTTGTTCGCGCCGGACGCCTGGTGGCGTGATCTGCTCGCCTTCACCGGGGACCTGCGCAGTCTGAGTGGTCCGGGGGCCATCGGGCCACTCATCTCGGCCGGCAAGGGCCGGGGAGTCGACGGGTGCACGATCGCCGACGACGTCGAACCCGTGTTGATGGAATTCGAGGGTGCCGCACCGACGATCCAGGCGTTCTTCGACTTCACGACGTCGGCCGGCCGGGGCCGGGGCATCGTGCGACTCAATCGGAGCGACGATGGCCGGTGGCATGCGGCGACGGTGCTGACCAGCCTGGAGGCTCTCGCCGGCCGGGAGTTCGCGATCGGATCGCAGCGGCCGTCCGGCGTCGGCGCGCCGAGCGACACCTCGTGGGCGCAGCGGCGACACGCAGCGCAGGAGTGCGTCGACGATGACCCGGAAGTGCTGGTGGTCGGGGCCGGACATTCCGGTCTCGGCCTGGCCGCCTACCTCGGCGCGCTGGGCGTACGCACGTTGGTGATCGACAAGAACGAGCGGGTCGGCGACAACTGGCGGAATCGGTACGAATCGCTGGTGCTGCATGACCCGGTCTGGTACGACCACATGCCGCTGATGAAGTTCCCGCCCGGCTGGCCGGTGTACACACCCAAGGACAAAATGGGTGACTGGCTCGAAATCTATTCCCGGGCCATGGAACTCAACGTGTGGACGTCGAGCACCGTCGCCGACAGTTTCTACGATGCGAGCACCGGGACCTGGCAGGTGCGCATCGACCGGGACGGCGTGAACCGAGAACTGTCGGTGCGCCATGTGGTGCTCGCGACGGGGCTCAGCGGCACCGAGCCGTCCGTGCCGACGTTCGACGGGCAGGATGACTTCGCCGGGGACCTCCTGCATTCGAGCGCCTACTCCGACGGCTCGTCGCTGGCCGGCAAACGGGTGGCGGTGATCGGCACCGGCAACAGCGGCCACGACGTGGCGCAGGACCTGCACCAGCACGGCGCCCAGGTGACGCTCGTACAGCGCGGCCCGACATTCGTCGTCGGGGCGGAAACGGTGGAGGCGGTGATGATGAGCGCCTCCTACAGCGAGCAGTCCCCACCCACCGAGATCTCCGACCTCGTCGGCGCGTCGATGCCCAACCGGGCGCCGGCGACCACTGCCGGACTGCAGCAGGCCACCGCGGCGATGGCCGACCTCGATCGCGAGATCCATCACGGTCTGACGCAGCGCGGATTCGAATTGTCCAGTGGGGTCGACGGAACCGGATCGATGATGCTGTTCCTCACCCGCAACGGCGGCTACTACATCGACGTCGGGGCATCGCAGCTCATCATCGACGGTGAGATCGGCATCGTGGCCCGAACGCGGATCGACCGGCTCGATCGCGATGGTATCCGGTTCACCGATGGTCGCCGCCTCGACGTCGACGTGATCATCCTCGCCACCGGATTCCGCGGTATCGGTGACACCGCGCGACGGATCTTCGGCGCGGAGGTGGCCGACCGTGTGGGACCGGTCTGGGACCTGGACGACGAGGGTGAGTTGCGCGGTGTGTGGCGGCCCTCCGGCCACCCCGGATTCTGGTTCAGCGGCGGAAATCTCGGTTTCGCGAGGCTCTACAACAAGTACCTGGCGCTGCGCCTGGCCGCGGAGCTCGACTCCGTCGACATCTCGTCACCGATCTGA
- a CDS encoding nuclear transport factor 2 family protein: MRADDINDIIRATHTYARGLDLHDPKEAASAFTSDCVWDATAVGLKRFEGEAEVLAFFEADAAGVNGQCHIITNHIIDFDDDDHAHGTNYVYAEGEMKNGGSIKAIALNKDRYARTQDGWKIAERVIEPLTTPQMEGFDV, from the coding sequence ATGCGCGCAGACGACATCAACGACATCATCAGGGCCACTCACACCTATGCCCGCGGCCTCGATCTGCACGACCCGAAGGAAGCGGCATCCGCGTTCACCTCCGACTGCGTGTGGGATGCCACCGCGGTCGGGTTGAAGCGATTCGAGGGCGAGGCCGAGGTGCTGGCCTTCTTCGAAGCCGACGCCGCCGGCGTGAACGGGCAGTGCCACATCATCACCAACCACATCATCGACTTCGACGACGACGACCACGCGCATGGCACCAACTACGTCTATGCCGAGGGCGAGATGAAGAACGGTGGCTCCATCAAGGCCATCGCGCTCAACAAGGATCGCTACGCCCGCACCCAGGACGGGTGGAAGATCGCCGAACGCGTCATCGAGCCGCTGACCACGCCGCAGATGGAGGGCTTCGACGTCTGA
- a CDS encoding mycofactocin-coupled SDR family oxidoreductase, giving the protein MGRLDDKVAFITGAARGQGRSHAIRLAQEGADIIALDLCEEIDSVKRFYPGATEDDLAETVSAVEKLGRRIVASKADVRDLAETRAALDKGLAEFGHVDVVSANAGIFLFGDKTHEVSEQDWDDVQDINLKGVWHTCKAVIPQLIEQGTGGSIILTSSTAGIKGTPNVAAYTASKHGVVGLMRTLALELAPHAIRVNTVHPTGVSTDMILNEATYKLFLPDVEHPTKEKAEPAFIAGNALEIPWVDPIDISNALLFLASDEARYVTGTELKVDAGYTVK; this is encoded by the coding sequence GTGGGACGACTTGACGACAAAGTAGCCTTCATCACCGGCGCGGCGCGCGGGCAGGGGCGAAGTCACGCCATCCGACTCGCGCAGGAGGGTGCCGACATCATCGCGCTCGACCTGTGCGAGGAGATCGACAGCGTGAAGCGCTTCTACCCGGGCGCGACCGAGGACGATCTGGCCGAAACCGTCTCCGCCGTCGAAAAACTGGGCCGGCGCATCGTGGCCTCCAAAGCAGACGTCCGGGATCTGGCGGAGACCAGGGCGGCGCTCGACAAGGGACTGGCGGAGTTCGGCCATGTGGACGTGGTCAGCGCCAATGCCGGCATCTTCCTGTTCGGCGACAAGACACACGAGGTGTCCGAACAGGATTGGGACGATGTGCAGGACATCAACCTCAAAGGTGTCTGGCACACCTGCAAGGCGGTGATCCCGCAGCTCATCGAACAGGGCACCGGCGGCTCGATCATCCTCACCAGCTCCACCGCCGGCATCAAGGGCACCCCGAATGTGGCTGCCTACACCGCCAGCAAGCACGGCGTGGTCGGTCTGATGCGCACCCTCGCCCTGGAACTGGCGCCGCATGCGATCCGGGTCAACACCGTCCATCCCACCGGGGTGTCGACCGACATGATCCTCAACGAGGCGACCTACAAGCTGTTCCTGCCCGACGTCGAACACCCGACGAAGGAGAAGGCCGAGCCGGCATTCATCGCCGGGAACGCCCTCGAGATCCCCTGGGTGGACCCGATCGACATCAGCAACGCACTGCTGTTCCTGGCGTCGGACGAGGCCAGGTACGTCACCGGCACCGAACTGAAGGTGGACGCCGGCTACACCGTCAAGTAG
- a CDS encoding ABC transporter substrate-binding protein, with translation MTRTKKMRSALAIAAAATMITATACSSGGTTAGGGEGIADQIQIQAVNDQTGAVAYAGTGASRGAALAIEEINEQAFLGDGVTITMEQSDPAGEIDRAVAEVTTAAGNPEISAILGPTMGQQAAAVAPIVNQREVPTIFTQSGSDGVVTGDYTFRATAPMESYYGTAMQWLADNDLTDISVIYNATFPTFATLGADVVPAEAEDRGITVGTSIEAQSTTQDFTGQAQQIASADPQAVVMLLTAPQSVTFLSQLRRAGYDGQVVGTSVQSAGNVEAAGAAADGLVYPVDYSPAMDSETAQQFASAFEAKYGEQPDLYDAEGYDAMWWLARGIQASGSSSREGIQQGLTQVAEDGFTGAMGDITFEGNDMRVPGVMIQWENGQETLVS, from the coding sequence ATGACGAGAACAAAGAAGATGCGGTCCGCGTTGGCGATTGCGGCGGCTGCCACGATGATCACCGCCACCGCGTGCAGCAGCGGCGGCACCACCGCAGGAGGCGGCGAGGGCATCGCCGATCAGATCCAGATCCAGGCGGTCAATGACCAGACCGGCGCGGTCGCCTACGCGGGCACCGGTGCCAGCCGTGGCGCGGCGCTCGCGATCGAGGAGATCAACGAGCAGGCCTTCCTCGGCGACGGCGTCACGATCACCATGGAGCAGAGCGACCCGGCCGGCGAGATCGACCGGGCGGTGGCCGAGGTGACCACGGCCGCCGGCAATCCGGAGATCTCGGCGATCCTTGGGCCGACGATGGGCCAACAGGCCGCGGCGGTCGCGCCGATCGTGAATCAGCGTGAGGTGCCGACCATCTTCACCCAGTCCGGTTCCGACGGCGTGGTGACCGGCGACTACACCTTCCGTGCCACGGCACCGATGGAGAGCTACTACGGCACCGCGATGCAGTGGCTGGCCGACAATGACCTGACCGACATCTCGGTCATCTACAACGCCACCTTCCCCACCTTCGCGACGCTGGGCGCCGACGTGGTCCCGGCCGAGGCCGAGGATCGGGGTATCACCGTGGGAACGTCCATCGAGGCGCAGTCGACCACACAGGATTTCACCGGTCAGGCGCAGCAGATCGCCAGTGCCGATCCGCAGGCGGTGGTCATGTTGCTGACCGCGCCGCAGTCGGTGACCTTCCTCAGTCAGCTGCGTCGCGCCGGATATGACGGCCAGGTCGTCGGGACGTCGGTGCAGAGCGCCGGCAATGTGGAGGCGGCCGGAGCGGCAGCCGACGGGTTGGTGTACCCGGTGGACTACTCCCCGGCAATGGACTCCGAGACCGCGCAGCAGTTCGCGTCGGCGTTCGAGGCGAAGTACGGCGAGCAGCCCGACCTCTACGACGCCGAGGGATACGACGCCATGTGGTGGCTGGCGCGGGGCATCCAGGCCTCGGGCAGCTCCTCGCGCGAGGGCATCCAGCAGGGTCTGACCCAGGTGGCAGAGGACGGTTTCACCGGCGCGATGGGCGATATCACCTTCGAGGGCAACGACATGCGCGTCCCCGGCGTGATGATCCAGTGGGAGAACGGCCAGGAGACGTTGGTGTCATGA
- a CDS encoding branched-chain amino acid ABC transporter permease → MTTWIDANAVLLQQTLTTLLMALSIQIPMRMGVFSFAGIGAFGIGGYSAAAAMIHLEWGTIPAIALGVVISGVVVYLLGLVVQRLSGLYMGMATIAFTLIIAVIAVNGGEVTGGASGLFGALGNLTLGGIFVIVVLVVILTQLTESGGLGRRIDAVREDPELANAMGINVNHYRRLSFLASGLVGGLAGGLTTLLRSTITPEEVNFHLVVLALTVIVVGGMRSWVGVLIGSVIFVWLPTWVHFVSEWEEFIYGLLVVLAAVFLPDGILGILRNLWHTVRAKQKPPTKKPAADRHDKPTADPDREALEVAER, encoded by the coding sequence ATGACCACCTGGATTGACGCCAATGCTGTTCTCCTGCAACAGACGCTGACGACTCTACTGATGGCGCTGAGTATCCAGATCCCGATGCGCATGGGCGTGTTCTCCTTCGCCGGGATCGGGGCGTTCGGGATCGGCGGGTACAGCGCTGCCGCCGCGATGATCCACCTGGAATGGGGCACCATCCCCGCCATCGCCCTCGGCGTGGTGATCTCCGGTGTCGTCGTCTACCTGCTGGGCCTGGTGGTGCAACGCCTCAGCGGGCTGTACATGGGTATGGCCACGATCGCCTTCACCCTGATCATCGCGGTGATCGCGGTCAACGGCGGCGAGGTCACCGGAGGTGCGTCCGGGCTCTTCGGCGCGTTGGGCAACCTGACACTCGGCGGGATCTTCGTGATCGTGGTGCTGGTGGTGATCCTCACCCAACTGACCGAGTCCGGTGGCCTGGGACGCCGGATCGACGCGGTCCGCGAGGACCCGGAACTGGCCAACGCCATGGGGATCAACGTCAACCACTACCGCCGCCTGAGCTTCTTGGCATCCGGTCTGGTCGGCGGACTCGCCGGCGGGTTGACGACGCTGCTGCGCAGCACGATCACGCCGGAAGAGGTGAACTTCCACCTGGTGGTGCTCGCGCTGACGGTGATCGTCGTCGGCGGAATGCGATCCTGGGTCGGGGTTCTCATCGGTTCGGTCATCTTCGTGTGGCTGCCGACCTGGGTGCACTTCGTCAGCGAGTGGGAGGAATTCATCTACGGCCTGCTGGTGGTTCTCGCCGCGGTCTTCCTGCCCGACGGCATTCTCGGCATCCTGCGCAACCTGTGGCACACGGTCCGCGCGAAGCAGAAGCCGCCGACGAAGAAGCCTGCGGCCGACAGGCACGACAAGCCCACGGCCGATCCCGACCGAGAGGCATTGGAGGTGGCCGAGCGATGA
- a CDS encoding branched-chain amino acid ABC transporter permease has protein sequence MQEIVNAAALGSIYLLFALGMALAWGTIGILNFAHGATFVFSVLVAHLITQQGALPLPVILVIAMAAGAALSVATQWLVFQRIVERSKGHRATELRIIIGGIGVSAIVIAYAQRETGSSPFGLDTSYVSQQFQIGSVHLSTTVLIILVAALGIGVGLTRWLKKSRQGLALRAIGVDAEVSEGMGVNRSALALGTMAVAGALAGLAGVLLTLQLGAIAPESGDPLLIKAFAIIVLGGLGSMGGAVLGAYILAASETLLVHFQFGTWVDAVSFGLIFLVLIFRPQGLFGRKEVRRT, from the coding sequence ATGCAGGAGATAGTGAATGCCGCGGCGCTCGGCTCGATCTACCTGCTCTTCGCGCTCGGCATGGCCCTGGCGTGGGGCACGATCGGCATCCTGAACTTCGCCCACGGCGCCACCTTCGTTTTCTCGGTCCTGGTGGCGCACCTGATCACCCAGCAGGGAGCACTGCCGCTGCCGGTGATCCTCGTGATCGCCATGGCCGCCGGCGCTGCCCTGTCGGTGGCGACCCAGTGGCTGGTGTTCCAGCGCATCGTCGAACGCAGCAAGGGGCATCGGGCCACCGAACTGCGCATCATCATCGGCGGTATCGGGGTCTCGGCGATCGTCATCGCCTATGCCCAACGGGAAACCGGCAGCAGTCCGTTCGGTCTCGACACCAGTTACGTGTCACAGCAGTTCCAGATCGGATCGGTGCATCTGAGCACCACGGTGCTGATCATCCTGGTTGCTGCGCTCGGCATCGGCGTCGGCCTCACCCGATGGCTCAAGAAGTCCCGGCAGGGACTGGCGCTGCGGGCGATCGGCGTGGACGCCGAGGTGAGTGAGGGCATGGGCGTCAACCGCAGCGCCCTGGCGCTGGGCACGATGGCGGTGGCCGGTGCGCTGGCGGGGCTGGCGGGGGTGCTGTTGACCCTGCAACTCGGCGCCATCGCACCCGAATCCGGTGACCCGCTGCTGATCAAGGCGTTCGCGATCATCGTGCTCGGTGGACTCGGTTCGATGGGCGGCGCCGTCCTGGGCGCCTACATACTGGCCGCCTCGGAGACACTGCTGGTGCACTTCCAGTTCGGCACGTGGGTGGACGCGGTCTCGTTCGGTCTCATCTTCTTGGTGCTGATCTTCCGGCCGCAGGGCCTGTTCGGTCGCAAGGAGGTGCGGCGTACATGA
- a CDS encoding MaoC family dehydratase, translating into MTASSTDSITVGQALPEMPTAVADPARMKTLSALMRDPNPIHFDEVAVAAVGLGDRTINQGPSNVAYAVSALGAWAGGVTNVVSYRFRYLANVAAGDRLRTGGTITAIDDTPSVRIAECDVYLEVVGGARVLQGTATVRLG; encoded by the coding sequence ATGACCGCCAGCAGTACCGATTCGATCACGGTGGGCCAGGCGCTCCCCGAGATGCCGACCGCGGTCGCCGATCCGGCCCGGATGAAGACGTTGTCGGCGCTCATGCGCGATCCCAATCCGATCCATTTCGACGAAGTGGCGGTCGCCGCAGTCGGATTGGGTGACCGCACCATCAACCAGGGCCCCAGCAACGTCGCATACGCGGTGTCGGCGCTCGGCGCGTGGGCCGGTGGCGTCACCAACGTGGTGTCGTATCGCTTCCGCTACCTCGCCAACGTCGCGGCCGGCGATCGACTTCGCACCGGCGGGACGATCACCGCCATCGACGACACCCCGTCCGTCCGCATCGCGGAGTGCGACGTGTACCTCGAGGTCGTCGGCGGAGCTCGTGTGTTGCAGGGGACGGCGACCGTACGGCTCGGCTGA
- a CDS encoding mycofactocin-coupled SDR family oxidoreductase, with product MTGRVDGKVAFITGAARGQGRSHAVRLAAEGADIIAVDICENISTVTPFYELATEADLEETARLVEKEGRRIVARKADVRDRDALQEAFDAGAAEFGGVDIVVANAGIASYGKSWELTRQQWDDMIAVNLTGVYNTAVVAIPTMIEAGRGGSIMFTASIGGFKGIQQVGHYVAAKHGIVGLMRNMANELGEYSIRVNTIHPTNVDTMMIQNPGTHGMFAPGDPEPTQDKAMAGFMSLNTLPVPWVGAADISNAVVFLASDEAQFITGATLPVDAGANVK from the coding sequence ATGACCGGACGAGTTGACGGCAAGGTCGCATTCATCACCGGCGCCGCACGCGGCCAGGGGCGCAGCCACGCTGTGCGACTGGCCGCCGAGGGCGCCGACATCATCGCGGTGGACATCTGCGAGAACATCTCGACGGTGACGCCGTTCTACGAGTTGGCCACCGAAGCCGACCTGGAGGAAACGGCGCGCCTGGTCGAGAAGGAAGGCCGCCGCATCGTCGCCCGCAAGGCCGACGTCCGTGACCGGGATGCGCTGCAGGAAGCCTTCGATGCCGGGGCCGCCGAGTTCGGCGGCGTCGACATCGTGGTCGCCAACGCCGGCATCGCCTCGTACGGCAAGTCCTGGGAACTCACCCGTCAGCAGTGGGACGACATGATCGCGGTCAACCTCACCGGCGTGTACAACACTGCGGTGGTGGCGATCCCGACGATGATCGAGGCCGGCCGCGGCGGTTCGATCATGTTCACCGCGTCCATCGGCGGCTTCAAGGGCATCCAGCAGGTGGGCCACTACGTCGCCGCCAAGCACGGGATCGTCGGGCTGATGCGCAACATGGCGAACGAACTCGGCGAGTACAGCATCCGGGTCAACACGATTCATCCCACCAACGTGGACACCATGATGATCCAGAACCCCGGAACCCACGGCATGTTCGCCCCGGGCGACCCGGAACCGACGCAAGACAAGGCGATGGCGGGCTTCATGTCGCTCAACACCCTGCCGGTGCCGTGGGTCGGCGCCGCTGACATCAGCAATGCGGTGGTCTTCCTCGCCAGCGACGAAGCCCAGTTCATCACCGGGGCCACGCTGCCGGTGGATGCCGGCGCCAATGTGAAGTAG
- a CDS encoding class I adenylate-forming enzyme family protein, with protein MTLNQGLIPAKWSALTPNAQAIYDVPNDRRITFADLDSRVRRVANGLRGLGLQKGDRVAVLAKNSVEFQELFFAVGRAGLILQPLNWRLATPSLVKLIEDATPKVVITAHEFHSVTEELQRSADVETWLEFGPDGDSTYEDLLERSSDAEPIWTPDIGGDDPFFILYTGGTTGESKGALHSHTSAAAGMLNQTVAERIVPTDVYMLTGQMYHIPVVLSMNYMKHGCPVVLVNFEAKQALEIIEAERVSAFLGITTMLNWMMAVENFASYDLSSLRNIQYGGGPMPSAVVRNALDSFPCTLIQGYGQTEGTTMCFLSQEDHHDAVRGINEQRLRSCGREGFGTTVRVVDMDGNEVPRDGATPGEVIVRSEANMLGYWNKPELTAQTLRDGWMYTGDVATWDSDRYVFIVDRAKDMIISGGENIYSIQVEEAIAMHPSVLECAVIGIPDDEWGELVKAVVVLKPGTTATEADIIETAKQNLASYQKPRSVDFVDALPKAPTGKIMKRDLREPYLEKQPV; from the coding sequence ATGACTTTGAACCAAGGGCTCATTCCCGCCAAGTGGTCGGCGTTGACGCCGAACGCCCAGGCGATCTACGACGTCCCCAACGACCGACGCATCACCTTCGCCGACCTCGACTCCCGAGTCCGTCGGGTCGCCAACGGATTACGCGGCCTGGGGTTGCAGAAGGGGGACCGCGTCGCCGTCCTCGCCAAGAACAGCGTCGAGTTCCAGGAACTGTTTTTTGCGGTCGGCCGCGCCGGACTCATCCTGCAGCCGCTCAACTGGCGGTTGGCCACGCCCTCGCTGGTGAAGCTGATCGAGGACGCAACGCCGAAGGTGGTCATCACCGCACACGAATTCCATAGCGTGACCGAAGAACTACAACGCAGCGCCGACGTCGAGACGTGGCTCGAGTTCGGTCCGGACGGTGACAGCACCTACGAGGATCTCCTCGAGAGGTCGTCGGACGCCGAACCGATCTGGACCCCCGACATCGGTGGCGACGACCCGTTCTTCATCCTCTACACCGGCGGCACCACCGGCGAATCCAAGGGCGCGCTGCATTCGCACACCAGCGCGGCGGCCGGGATGCTCAATCAGACCGTCGCCGAACGGATCGTGCCGACCGACGTCTACATGCTGACCGGGCAGATGTACCACATCCCGGTGGTCCTCTCGATGAACTACATGAAGCACGGCTGCCCGGTCGTGCTGGTGAACTTCGAGGCCAAACAGGCGCTGGAGATCATCGAGGCCGAGCGGGTGTCGGCCTTCCTCGGCATCACCACGATGCTGAACTGGATGATGGCCGTGGAGAACTTCGCCTCCTACGACCTGTCGAGCCTGCGCAACATCCAGTACGGCGGCGGCCCCATGCCGTCGGCGGTGGTCCGCAACGCGCTCGACTCCTTCCCGTGCACGCTGATCCAGGGATACGGCCAGACCGAGGGCACCACGATGTGCTTCCTGTCGCAGGAGGATCACCACGACGCGGTGCGTGGCATCAACGAGCAGCGGCTGCGCTCCTGTGGCCGTGAGGGATTCGGCACCACGGTGCGGGTTGTCGACATGGACGGCAACGAGGTCCCCCGCGACGGCGCCACCCCCGGTGAGGTGATCGTGCGGTCCGAGGCCAACATGCTCGGCTATTGGAACAAGCCCGAACTCACCGCGCAGACCCTGCGGGACGGGTGGATGTACACCGGCGACGTCGCCACCTGGGACTCCGATCGCTACGTGTTCATCGTCGACCGCGCCAAGGACATGATCATCTCCGGCGGGGAGAACATCTACAGCATCCAGGTCGAGGAGGCCATCGCGATGCATCCCTCGGTGCTGGAATGCGCCGTCATCGGCATCCCCGACGACGAGTGGGGTGAACTGGTCAAGGCGGTGGTGGTCCTGAAACCGGGTACCACCGCCACCGAGGCCGACATCATCGAGACCGCCAAGCAGAATCTCGCGTCGTATCAGAAGCCCCGGTCGGTCGACTTCGTCGACGCACTACCGAAGGCACCGACCGGCAAGATCATGAAACGCGATCTGCGCGAACCGTATCTGGAGAAGCAACCGGTATGA